One Vicinamibacteria bacterium DNA window includes the following coding sequences:
- a CDS encoding pitrilysin family protein yields MSPLRTYLAFLTVLGMTKLTLGADRDVVLLKSPGSPLVDFRFVFHVGSSHDPSGKEGLAALTALMLSRGGTDESSLREVMEALYPMAASVSSQPDKEVTTFIGHAHRDHLEPFYEIFRERILRPRFDPADFERNKNELLNFLTKSLRSSDDEELGKHALEWVLYEGHPYRHPVQGTVAGVQSITLEDVKNFYREHYTFANLQMGVAGDLPDGLTERMREDFRKSLPAGEERPRTLPDVSGGKGLMVTVVHRPAADSTAISLGIPLDITRADGDFYPLLVANIHLGDHRTFNGVLMNELRAKRGLNYGDYSYVESFIQEGGSTFPVPNIPRRQQHFSIWIRPVAPENAHFALRGAIFYLRRLVENGMTREQFEETREYITSYSKLWVQSLDRRLGYQMDSRFYGTDFYIDEIERRLATMTVEDVNRALKKHLDRWDFRVAIVASNAEELARAIESNAESPVSYQTPGTAEDVLAEDEKIRIRELPIERVGIVSAEEIFEK; encoded by the coding sequence ATGTCACCTCTTCGAACCTACCTCGCGTTTCTTACGGTTTTGGGTATGACGAAACTGACGCTTGGCGCGGACCGCGACGTCGTTCTGCTGAAGAGTCCGGGAAGTCCCCTGGTCGACTTCCGCTTCGTATTCCACGTCGGATCGAGCCACGATCCGTCCGGCAAGGAGGGCCTCGCCGCCCTGACCGCGCTCATGTTGAGCCGCGGCGGCACCGACGAATCGTCTTTACGGGAGGTGATGGAGGCTCTCTACCCCATGGCCGCGTCGGTTTCATCGCAGCCGGACAAGGAAGTTACGACCTTCATCGGCCACGCCCACCGCGATCACCTCGAGCCCTTCTACGAAATCTTCCGCGAGCGGATCCTGAGGCCTCGATTCGATCCCGCCGATTTCGAGAGGAACAAGAACGAGCTCCTGAACTTCTTGACGAAGTCGCTGCGCAGCTCCGACGACGAGGAGCTCGGCAAGCACGCTCTGGAGTGGGTCCTGTACGAGGGTCACCCATACCGCCATCCAGTGCAAGGAACTGTCGCCGGAGTCCAGTCGATTACTCTCGAAGACGTGAAGAACTTTTACCGGGAGCATTACACTTTCGCGAATTTGCAGATGGGGGTTGCCGGGGACTTGCCCGATGGGCTCACCGAGCGGATGCGAGAGGATTTCCGAAAATCCCTCCCCGCCGGTGAAGAACGGCCACGAACACTCCCAGACGTCTCGGGTGGCAAGGGACTCATGGTCACGGTAGTTCATCGGCCCGCCGCGGACTCCACGGCCATTAGCCTCGGCATTCCCCTCGACATCACGCGGGCCGACGGGGACTTCTACCCCCTGCTGGTGGCAAACATCCATCTCGGAGACCACCGCACGTTCAACGGGGTTCTCATGAACGAGCTGCGCGCCAAGCGCGGACTGAACTACGGAGACTACTCCTACGTCGAGAGCTTCATCCAGGAAGGCGGAAGCACGTTTCCGGTACCGAACATCCCCAGGCGCCAGCAGCACTTCAGCATCTGGATCCGGCCGGTAGCCCCAGAGAACGCTCACTTCGCGCTCCGAGGCGCGATCTTCTATTTGCGACGTCTAGTGGAGAACGGCATGACCCGGGAGCAATTCGAGGAAACGCGCGAGTACATCACGAGCTATTCCAAGCTATGGGTGCAGAGCCTCGACCGACGTCTCGGTTATCAGATGGACTCCCGTTTTTATGGGACCGACTTCTACATCGACGAGATCGAGAGGCGCCTGGCGACGATGACGGTCGAGGACGTCAACCGCGCTCTGAAAAAACACCTCGACCGTTGGGACTTCCGCGTCGCCATCGTCGCCTCGAACGCCGAAGAGCTGGCGCGTGCCATCGAGTCGAACGCCGAGAGTCCGGTGAGCTACCAGACGCCGGGAACGGCCGAAGACGTCCTGGCCGAGGACGAGAAAATCCGAATTCGGGAGCTCCCCATCGAGCGGGTCGGTATCGTTTCGGCTGAAGAGATCTTCGAGAAGTAG
- a CDS encoding M48 family metallopeptidase: protein MRLVLLLSLLWATPAFAQLRFDPEAETEAYLSRVPAEERERSDAYFEGGYWLQLIGYLYTLGIAWLLLASRFSAWMRDWAEARAGRGFVATTLYMVPYGVVTFVLGFPLTLYQGFFREHHYGLANQTFGPWMRDQLVALGVSLLLLSVAVAGLYVAIRKAGRRWWIWGSVGGVVFLSFVLLIGPVFIFPLFNQYEPLDDPEITAPILSLARANGVHADDVYQFDASRQSKRISANVSGFLATMRISLNDNLLDRCSLSEIRAVMGHEIGHYALNHVWEGLLFFGLLLAAGFAFVNALFERLRERWGERFGIRDIGDIAGLPLLAALFATFIFLMTPVVNSYVRANEAEADLFGLNAAREPDGFAEVSIKLGEYRKLSPGPLEESLFFDHPSGRSRIEMAMRWKAEQQR, encoded by the coding sequence GTGCGCCTGGTACTGCTCCTTTCTCTTCTCTGGGCCACTCCGGCGTTCGCTCAGCTGCGCTTCGACCCCGAGGCCGAGACCGAGGCCTATCTTTCGCGCGTGCCCGCGGAGGAACGCGAACGCTCGGACGCCTATTTCGAGGGCGGCTACTGGCTCCAGCTCATCGGCTACTTGTATACGCTGGGAATCGCGTGGCTCCTGCTCGCGAGTCGCTTCTCGGCGTGGATGCGCGACTGGGCGGAAGCGCGCGCCGGACGTGGCTTCGTGGCAACGACACTCTACATGGTTCCGTACGGTGTCGTCACGTTCGTCCTGGGGTTTCCGTTGACGCTGTACCAGGGTTTCTTCCGCGAGCACCACTACGGGCTAGCGAACCAGACCTTCGGGCCGTGGATGCGTGATCAGCTGGTCGCTCTCGGAGTCAGTCTGCTTCTCCTCTCCGTTGCCGTGGCCGGCCTCTACGTGGCCATCCGCAAGGCGGGAAGACGATGGTGGATCTGGGGCTCGGTGGGAGGTGTAGTCTTCTTGTCGTTCGTGCTTCTCATCGGCCCGGTTTTCATCTTTCCGCTCTTCAACCAGTACGAGCCTCTGGACGACCCGGAGATCACGGCACCGATCCTGAGCCTGGCCCGCGCCAACGGCGTTCACGCCGACGATGTCTATCAGTTCGACGCCTCGCGTCAATCGAAACGCATCAGCGCCAACGTGAGCGGTTTTCTCGCGACGATGCGGATATCCCTGAACGACAATCTGCTCGACCGGTGCTCGCTCTCCGAGATCCGGGCGGTCATGGGCCATGAGATCGGCCACTACGCGCTCAACCACGTGTGGGAGGGGCTCTTGTTCTTCGGCCTTCTCCTGGCGGCGGGATTCGCGTTCGTCAACGCGCTCTTCGAGCGCCTCCGAGAGCGATGGGGCGAGCGGTTCGGAATCCGCGACATCGGGGACATCGCCGGCCTGCCTCTGCTCGCGGCGCTCTTCGCCACGTTCATTTTCCTCATGACGCCCGTCGTAAACAGCTACGTGCGCGCCAACGAGGCCGAGGCCGACCTCTTCGGTCTGAACGCGGCTCGTGAGCCCGATGGTTTCGCCGAGGTCTCGATCAAGCTGGGCGAGTATCGCAAGCTGAGCCCGGGGCCGCTGGAGGAAAGCCTCTTCTTCGATCATCCGAGCGGCCGTTCGCGGATCGAGATGGCGATGCGGTGGAAAGCGGAGCAGCAGAGATGA
- a CDS encoding MerR family transcriptional regulator translates to MPTEFHPIRVAARRTGLSAHVIRAWEKRYGAVEPKRTPTQRRVYSTEDLERLILLRRATLAGRSIGQIAKLPTPELKSLVEEDESAAPERLRAPVRSDGNQLLSTALEATGRLDTAALQRALDQASISLSRPAMMEQIIVPLMHRIGDAWRDGSLRVAHEHLASALVRSFLGSLDGAFPVATAAPEIVVTTPSGQLHEIGALLAAATAASEGWRATYLGPSLPADEIAAAVRQRGARAVALSIVYPTDDPQVQTEIQRLSKLVAPETTILVGGRGAPSYRSILEAVGARHLPDYQSLRTTLESLRQ, encoded by the coding sequence GGAGAAGCGTTACGGTGCCGTCGAGCCCAAGCGAACGCCAACCCAGCGCCGGGTCTATTCGACCGAAGACCTCGAGCGCCTCATCCTTCTTCGCCGGGCGACCCTGGCGGGAAGGAGCATCGGGCAAATCGCAAAGCTTCCAACGCCCGAGCTCAAGAGTCTCGTGGAAGAGGACGAGAGCGCCGCCCCCGAGCGCCTTCGTGCACCGGTTCGTTCTGACGGCAACCAGCTTCTGTCCACGGCCTTGGAGGCAACCGGCCGACTCGATACCGCGGCACTCCAGCGCGCCCTCGATCAGGCCTCCATATCTCTGAGTCGGCCAGCGATGATGGAGCAGATCATCGTCCCGTTGATGCATCGGATCGGTGACGCCTGGCGTGACGGCTCGCTTCGCGTCGCGCACGAACATCTCGCTTCAGCGCTCGTCCGCTCGTTCCTTGGAAGCCTCGACGGTGCTTTTCCGGTCGCGACCGCGGCCCCCGAGATCGTCGTCACGACGCCATCGGGACAGCTCCACGAGATTGGCGCCCTTCTCGCGGCTGCCACGGCGGCATCGGAAGGCTGGCGAGCGACCTACCTCGGCCCGAGCCTTCCCGCGGACGAGATCGCGGCGGCTGTGCGACAGCGAGGCGCACGGGCCGTGGCTCTGAGCATCGTCTATCCTACCGACGATCCACAGGTCCAGACGGAGATCCAGAGGCTCTCCAAGCTCGTCGCGCCGGAGACGACGATCCTCGTCGGTGGGCGGGGCGCACCAAGCTACCGAAGCATCCTCGAGGCGGTCGGCGCCCGACACCTTCCGGACTACCAGAGTCTGCGCACGACACTCGAGTCGCTTCGGCAGTAA